A stretch of Acidimicrobiales bacterium DNA encodes these proteins:
- a CDS encoding ABC transporter ATP-binding protein, translated as MEAAEPGMPAIDSARAKDPTAEADHKAANRLLLLATRQSGPWLAVLAVSALLLAAAYVVLPAVIGLATDALLGRASKSWLTWLGVLAVVMVCLDAAEDLATGETTAHSTAWLRRAVFRQVLSAGPKAVERFGAGDIGSRLTGNSADVGRVAPDAVRAVANVIPSAGALVALGIIDPWLCVTFVIGLPILMLLVRLFARRAAGIAHDYLTTQAKIANTLVEALSGARTIAAAGTADREAERVLRNLPELRGHGMALWRSQITLMTQNAVIVSLLEVAVLAVAGVEVSNGRITPGELLAASQYVVLAATLGHTSSSLSRITRDRAAARRVSELLDTETRNYGTQNLPSGLGRLEFRDVTVRSGDLVLLDRINLVLPGGTLVAVVGASGSGKSLLGAVAGRMVDPDEGDVLLDGVSLSELSRHLLRSVVTYGFERPSLIGDTVSAAIRLGVFEPTEREVQAAAQAARADGFIRHFPRGYETPLVEAPMSGGEAQRVGLARAFAHAGRLIILDDVAASLDTVTEHEVTSTLTTELRDRTRIVIAHRASTAARADCVVWMYKGRIQEVAPHDELWHDRAYRALFNSEDEDTDLASASPRSGWLQ; from the coding sequence ATGGAGGCAGCAGAGCCGGGCATGCCCGCCATCGACTCAGCAAGGGCGAAGGATCCAACCGCCGAGGCGGACCATAAGGCCGCTAACCGGCTGCTCCTGCTTGCCACCCGCCAAAGCGGGCCCTGGCTTGCAGTGCTCGCTGTGAGCGCTTTGCTACTCGCCGCTGCCTACGTTGTGCTGCCCGCGGTGATCGGGCTCGCGACCGACGCATTGCTCGGCCGAGCCTCAAAGTCTTGGCTCACCTGGCTAGGCGTGCTGGCCGTCGTTATGGTCTGCCTGGACGCGGCCGAGGATCTGGCGACCGGCGAGACGACCGCCCATTCGACCGCCTGGTTGCGTCGAGCCGTGTTCCGACAGGTCCTTTCGGCGGGACCGAAGGCGGTCGAGCGGTTCGGCGCTGGGGACATTGGGAGCCGTCTAACCGGTAACTCGGCCGACGTCGGGCGAGTCGCTCCCGACGCTGTGCGAGCAGTAGCGAACGTGATCCCGTCGGCAGGAGCGTTAGTGGCGCTCGGAATAATCGACCCCTGGCTGTGCGTCACCTTCGTGATCGGACTTCCGATTCTTATGCTGTTAGTCCGGCTTTTCGCCCGTCGAGCAGCCGGGATCGCGCATGACTATCTGACGACGCAGGCCAAAATTGCCAACACCCTGGTGGAGGCCTTATCAGGGGCCCGGACGATAGCCGCGGCCGGGACCGCTGATCGTGAAGCGGAACGGGTTCTGCGCAATCTGCCCGAGCTCCGCGGACACGGCATGGCTCTGTGGCGGAGCCAGATCACTTTGATGACCCAGAACGCCGTCATCGTCTCCTTGCTGGAGGTCGCCGTCCTTGCAGTCGCCGGCGTGGAGGTCAGCAACGGCCGGATCACCCCCGGCGAACTGCTGGCCGCCAGCCAATACGTTGTGCTGGCAGCGACACTCGGACATACATCTTCCTCGTTATCTCGGATCACTCGAGACAGAGCAGCGGCTCGGCGAGTTTCCGAGCTTCTCGACACGGAGACCCGCAACTACGGCACGCAAAACCTTCCGAGCGGACTCGGTCGGCTCGAGTTTCGCGACGTCACAGTTCGATCTGGCGATCTGGTTCTCCTTGACCGCATCAACCTGGTCTTGCCGGGAGGCACGCTCGTTGCGGTTGTTGGTGCCTCGGGTTCGGGAAAATCACTCCTGGGTGCGGTCGCCGGAAGGATGGTCGATCCGGACGAGGGTGACGTATTGCTCGACGGCGTGTCGCTTTCCGAGCTCTCTCGTCACCTTCTGAGAAGCGTAGTTACCTACGGTTTCGAGAGGCCCTCTCTCATCGGTGACACAGTCAGCGCGGCGATCCGATTGGGTGTGTTCGAGCCGACGGAGCGAGAAGTTCAAGCGGCTGCCCAGGCTGCACGGGCGGACGGGTTTATTCGCCATTTTCCACGAGGATACGAAACCCCGCTTGTAGAGGCTCCCATGTCCGGGGGGGAGGCTCAGCGAGTGGGATTGGCGAGAGCATTCGCCCACGCCGGCCGTTTAATCATCCTGGACGATGTTGCAGCCAGCCTTGACACGGTCACCGAACACGAGGTCACTTCGACGCTTACTACGGAGCTGCGTGACCGAACCCGGATCGTCATAGCGCACAGGGCGTCCACCGCCGCACGAGCAGACTGCGTGGTCTGGATGTACAAGGGACGCATCCAAGAGGTCGCTCCGCATGATGAGCTCTGGCACGATCGAGCCTACCGAGCGCTCTTCAATAGCGAAGACGAAGACACGGACCTCGCCAGTGCATCGCCCCGGTCGGGATGGTTGCAATGA
- a CDS encoding ABC transporter ATP-binding protein — MSSSSSRPLIRSLLAGSMKARMPIVRSLIGWSAIQAIPALLSGRLVAQAIDHGFLAHSTRVGLLWLVALAASLLVGAWGRRRAYQRLASLTEPFRDELVTTAVRGALRDCASGSRSDTGSVARLTRHIEIAREAYASVFMVAQAFVVSAVSALLGLFSLMPAVLVFVLPPLLGGLVVFVVALKRTASQRRLSLLVEERIAEATGEFVDGLRDIVASGAEDIASTRADEEIRRQAIATVQVARFTAVQTGAIALGGWLPVVLILAGGSWLRSNGATIGVILGALTYVLRGVQPALEALIRGVGSNGLWLLVTLERIVEAIGTDAGVSASRGGDGSRRSAVSGEPDQGNGSARVSSAEVPGVTLSDVSFGYGPEPVIHGLNLNIPPGDHLAVVGPSGVGKSTLANLMAGLLEPQAGRITIGGKPVSELDHVVLTSTRSLIPQEAYVFVGTLWDNLVYLRPDAGESEVEAAAAAVGMTPLVERVGGYRAELAPRALSAGERQLVTLARAYLSPARLFILDEATCHLDPISEARVENAFARRGGTVVVVAHRISSARRAKRILVMDGVRAAVGTHESLVLESKLYRDLVGHWTAGDLAEPDPSVTNGHLPGRTNGAGSPLGNGKHAGDLRSKPLRARPG; from the coding sequence ATGAGCAGTTCCTCGTCGCGGCCACTAATTCGGAGCCTCCTCGCCGGCTCGATGAAGGCTCGGATGCCAATCGTGCGGTCGCTCATTGGCTGGTCAGCGATCCAGGCCATTCCGGCCCTGCTATCGGGTCGTCTGGTAGCTCAAGCAATCGACCATGGCTTTCTCGCCCACAGCACCCGCGTGGGCTTATTGTGGCTGGTTGCTCTCGCCGCATCGCTGCTGGTCGGAGCGTGGGGAAGGCGGCGCGCCTACCAGCGCCTCGCGTCTCTGACTGAACCGTTTCGCGATGAGTTAGTCACCACAGCGGTGCGCGGAGCGCTCCGGGACTGTGCATCCGGGTCCCGCTCGGACACCGGGTCCGTCGCCCGCCTGACCCGGCACATCGAGATCGCGCGGGAGGCCTATGCCAGTGTCTTCATGGTCGCGCAGGCGTTCGTAGTGTCGGCCGTGAGCGCACTGCTCGGATTGTTCAGCCTCATGCCTGCGGTGCTTGTCTTCGTTCTGCCACCGTTGCTCGGCGGACTTGTGGTCTTCGTTGTGGCTCTAAAGCGGACCGCGTCGCAGCGTCGTTTGTCCCTGCTCGTCGAGGAGCGGATCGCGGAGGCTACGGGTGAGTTCGTGGACGGTCTGCGGGACATTGTTGCGTCGGGCGCGGAGGACATCGCGTCGACACGTGCGGACGAGGAGATCCGCAGGCAGGCCATCGCTACGGTCCAGGTGGCGCGGTTCACCGCGGTCCAGACGGGCGCGATTGCGCTTGGCGGGTGGCTGCCGGTCGTCCTGATCCTCGCTGGTGGCTCGTGGCTAAGGAGCAACGGAGCGACCATCGGGGTCATCCTTGGCGCGTTGACGTACGTTCTCCGAGGTGTGCAGCCAGCGCTCGAGGCGCTGATTCGCGGCGTGGGAAGCAACGGCCTATGGCTGCTCGTCACCCTGGAGCGAATCGTGGAGGCTATCGGCACGGACGCTGGCGTATCTGCTAGCCGGGGCGGCGACGGCTCGCGCCGGTCTGCGGTCTCGGGGGAGCCGGATCAGGGGAACGGCAGTGCGAGAGTATCGAGCGCCGAAGTTCCAGGCGTGACGCTAAGCGACGTCTCCTTCGGGTACGGGCCCGAGCCAGTGATCCACGGTCTCAACCTCAACATTCCGCCAGGCGATCATCTAGCCGTCGTCGGCCCCAGCGGGGTGGGAAAATCGACCCTCGCAAACTTGATGGCCGGGCTCCTGGAGCCGCAAGCCGGCCGGATAACAATCGGCGGGAAACCTGTCAGCGAGCTCGACCACGTCGTCCTGACCAGCACTCGGTCGTTGATACCCCAGGAGGCGTATGTCTTCGTAGGGACCCTCTGGGATAATCTCGTCTATCTGCGCCCCGACGCGGGTGAATCGGAGGTGGAAGCCGCGGCGGCAGCCGTTGGGATGACACCTCTAGTTGAGAGGGTGGGCGGCTACCGGGCTGAGCTCGCCCCGCGGGCGCTGTCAGCTGGCGAACGTCAGCTTGTCACCCTCGCTCGTGCGTACCTCTCGCCGGCGCGTCTGTTCATCCTGGATGAAGCTACCTGCCACCTGGATCCGATCTCTGAAGCCCGAGTCGAGAACGCTTTTGCTCGTCGCGGGGGGACAGTCGTGGTGGTCGCTCATCGAATCAGCTCGGCCCGTCGAGCCAAGCGAATCCTGGTCATGGACGGAGTCCGGGCGGCTGTGGGCACGCACGAGTCGCTCGTGCTCGAGTCGAAACTCTACCGGGATCTCGTCGGTCACTGGACAGCCGGAGACTTGGCTGAGCCTGACCCTTCTGTTACGAACGGCCACCTCCCCGGCAGGACTAACGGAGCGGGAAGCCCGCTGGGAAACGGGAAGCATGCCGGTGATCTGCGCTCCAAGCCTTTACGAGCCAGACCGGGTTGA
- a CDS encoding lysylphosphatidylglycerol synthase transmembrane domain-containing protein, with amino-acid sequence MTPGSDVATGATVVDLTRLEVVPARASGRRRLVIRMTVGLLIGAALVLVFLRFINLGAALRRVEHLNPWVALLSGLVFLSAYAVRALRWRRFLAPDEVPVHRVVSIYLVAVFLNWALPIQGGELAKTAILRQTNGIPVSRSLGTVSMDKAMDLLPGVALLMVVPFAHLQLSGALWFMLLMASVGFVGLIFVLTFAAWRRDRALAWISRAVVIMLPRRLSERVNPFVAQFVDTMLRLVRQPRLMLIASMYTAVAACLDALFCYLAFRAVGTTIPIGVAFYGYTFYNLAYILPTPPGHVGTNEVVGLLVFSGVFGVRRSAVGAMFLFSHPWTGLLMTTSGLIALKIVGLRIPAALAIGSDSKGEAEK; translated from the coding sequence GTGACACCGGGCTCGGACGTCGCGACCGGCGCCACAGTCGTCGACTTGACCCGTCTGGAGGTCGTTCCTGCTCGAGCATCGGGCCGGCGCAGGCTCGTCATCCGGATGACCGTCGGGCTTCTAATCGGTGCTGCTCTCGTGCTGGTCTTCCTGAGGTTCATCAACCTCGGTGCGGCCCTGCGCCGGGTTGAGCATCTCAACCCGTGGGTTGCGCTGCTCAGCGGGCTGGTGTTCCTCAGCGCGTACGCAGTACGCGCGCTCCGCTGGCGTCGGTTCCTCGCGCCGGATGAGGTACCAGTTCACAGAGTCGTGTCGATCTATCTCGTAGCGGTCTTCCTGAACTGGGCGTTGCCAATCCAGGGCGGCGAGCTAGCCAAGACCGCCATCCTCCGGCAAACAAACGGCATCCCTGTGAGCCGGTCGCTCGGGACGGTGAGCATGGACAAGGCGATGGATCTGCTACCGGGAGTAGCGCTCCTCATGGTGGTGCCTTTTGCTCATCTCCAGCTGAGCGGTGCTCTGTGGTTCATGTTGCTCATGGCCTCGGTTGGGTTCGTCGGCCTGATCTTCGTGCTCACCTTCGCCGCCTGGAGAAGGGATCGAGCGCTCGCCTGGATTTCCAGGGCCGTGGTCATCATGCTCCCCCGACGTCTGTCCGAGCGTGTCAATCCGTTCGTCGCCCAGTTCGTCGACACGATGTTGCGGCTGGTTCGCCAGCCGCGTCTCATGCTTATCGCCTCGATGTACACCGCGGTCGCCGCCTGCCTCGATGCGCTCTTTTGCTATCTGGCGTTCCGGGCAGTAGGTACCACCATCCCTATCGGGGTCGCCTTCTACGGGTACACCTTCTACAACCTCGCGTACATCCTCCCGACACCGCCCGGGCACGTAGGCACGAATGAGGTCGTCGGATTGTTGGTGTTCTCCGGTGTATTCGGTGTTCGCCGGTCGGCCGTCGGTGCCATGTTCCTGTTCTCGCACCCTTGGACGGGCCTTCTCATGACGACCAGTGGGCTGATCGCCCTGAAGATAGTCGGTTTGAGAATCCCCGCCGCGCTCGCGATCGGATCGGACAGCAAGGGCGAGGCGGAGAAATGA
- a CDS encoding glycosyltransferase produces the protein MGDLKPEVSVIVPTKDEAECVEPLVERLVAALSGISAEIIFADDSSDHTPSIIEKVSDTAVVPVICVHRPPGERTGGLGGAVVAGLRVASGEFAVVMDGDLQHPPECVPLLVEALNVQAFDLIVASRYSDGGQAGGLSNQTRRTVSRAVTDLARVMFPRRLRAVSDPMSGFFSFRIAAVDIERLRPIGYKILLEVILRTKYLRVGEIGFDFAPRFGGTSKATFREGMRFLVHIFRLRVATVIRFRRPVGPLQVAHA, from the coding sequence ATGGGCGATCTGAAACCAGAAGTTAGCGTCATAGTTCCCACCAAGGACGAGGCAGAGTGCGTCGAGCCTCTAGTGGAGCGTTTAGTCGCCGCACTAAGCGGTATCTCCGCGGAGATCATCTTCGCCGACGACAGCAGCGATCACACGCCCTCGATCATCGAGAAGGTATCTGACACTGCGGTGGTGCCCGTCATTTGCGTCCATCGACCTCCCGGAGAGCGAACGGGCGGTTTGGGCGGGGCCGTCGTTGCTGGGTTGCGGGTGGCTTCTGGAGAATTTGCCGTCGTGATGGACGGCGACCTCCAACACCCACCAGAGTGTGTTCCACTATTGGTCGAGGCTCTCAACGTTCAGGCGTTTGATTTAATTGTCGCCAGCCGGTACTCCGATGGAGGACAGGCCGGTGGGCTGAGCAATCAAACTCGAAGAACCGTTTCCCGCGCGGTTACGGACTTGGCGCGGGTGATGTTCCCGAGGCGGCTCCGAGCGGTGTCGGATCCGATGAGCGGCTTCTTCTCCTTTCGGATCGCTGCCGTCGACATCGAACGACTTCGGCCGATCGGCTACAAGATCCTGCTCGAGGTCATCTTGCGAACCAAGTATCTGCGGGTCGGAGAAATCGGGTTTGACTTTGCGCCACGGTTCGGCGGAACGAGCAAGGCGACTTTCCGTGAGGGTATGCGCTTCCTCGTACACATCTTCCGTCTACGCGTCGCAACCGTCATTAGGTTCCGGCGACCCGTCGGACCGCTTCAAGTAGCGCACGCCTGA
- a CDS encoding glycosyltransferase has product MSIETERPPAESASADYCLSLEEHGLELENSPNGQETGVRDVRGWLGPEPAARVSRLLVLSVFAAVLWLFLERPRPWEPFLALGLVSVVVSRNRRVRHWGPFAFVHQRIGQTVTARSQRLRRGGGLIAKMLGWWSGAPDSLRVTVAALLALNTVIAATLLHRNVLVFLAMACLNFLALTLVPDVRPHAVEPEEIRVPSSPPGPVRDFVPSEGRSESKLISLPSLRPFPTLHAPGWDTWESWDSLKPPELPQSATVDPRGESLGDERSVVTLGMDLDDSAAALDRRLDSADTGDSVDSRDAAGAEDVGDAEPDTEEVRRHPGVVRFLERFNSMASVGVLVVAGGWIAYAHPGPFLIPCVLAIGLGFMLVNKANRDETVRMVLALGVVVGGIDYVSWRFVVTNWSGWWIAIPLLGAETLGAIHVLGFQVTLWPWEAPKTRQLDDPTQFPIFILVPTLNEGPEVLRPTVQACLVARERYVAQHPNARVRVIVCNDGRAAGYSDWKEVESMARSLGAACVSRRHSGGAKAGNIEHARRCFRITRKALLVIFDADQVPSSNFLLRTVPSFADPKVGWVQTGQYYANRTNPVSRWADDQQSLFYNLLCPGKAAHNSAFICGTNVVIRAAALDEIGGLPQNSVTEDFAASIALHARWQGIYLTEVLATGLGPLDLPSYLKQQRRWAVGTLGVLRTNWRDIFLPKRGGLRGIQRVQYFLACTHYLSGIRDVVYLVCPMIFIATGVPAVRSASLGQYLSHFVPYGILSYSALWYSARGVTGLRGIVMGFGSFPTLVASFITVASGRRASFAVTAKRRHAKQSLRYLRTYILCALACLGTIVWATQVGARQHASMFISLWWVVYTLLMLSAFLWLAISDLRTQRAQSQGPQISETSSTTPYPSRLEHRPVGLRPVWNLGAAALLAVPLLLAGQLKSAGLFAPEASKQFAIGVGHPGAPYAGVSIPAQLLSIERQLVAEDLGGTAAVVGRTLDLSDHFPGRWAEEVAADGGQPWITLQFGEFGRGGAVPLSASLPAIINGVDDGAVGRWATEIRDYGKPVFLTILTHVDRNWSVSSGVANGGIPEDVPKAWLHVRSVFRSHGARNVAWVWAPADPLHDQEFAPPLASVDAVLQNFINYPGTVWGNPNVVLHDLQSRYPTKPFFLDVSVNGPSVEKSAWLAGLGRAIRSTPNVYVVLYHEGGPELAPTAQQVKEWSVGSDPSSLMTWRNDLVDLGHGANRGEVAPQSSARVG; this is encoded by the coding sequence GTGAGTATCGAGACTGAGCGTCCTCCGGCTGAGTCCGCCTCCGCGGACTATTGCCTCAGCCTCGAGGAGCACGGCCTCGAACTCGAAAACTCGCCTAACGGTCAGGAAACGGGGGTGAGGGACGTCCGCGGCTGGCTCGGACCGGAGCCCGCCGCACGCGTCTCCAGACTGCTGGTACTCAGCGTGTTCGCTGCGGTGCTGTGGCTCTTCTTGGAGAGGCCCAGGCCCTGGGAGCCGTTTCTCGCTCTAGGACTTGTCAGTGTTGTGGTCAGTCGAAATCGCCGCGTGCGCCACTGGGGTCCCTTTGCGTTCGTCCATCAAAGGATCGGACAGACGGTCACAGCGAGGAGCCAACGGCTCCGGCGCGGTGGAGGGCTCATTGCCAAGATGCTCGGTTGGTGGAGCGGAGCGCCCGACTCGCTGAGGGTGACCGTAGCAGCGCTCCTGGCGCTCAACACGGTGATCGCCGCCACCTTGCTGCACAGGAATGTTCTCGTGTTCTTGGCGATGGCTTGTCTGAACTTCCTCGCCCTGACCCTGGTGCCCGACGTCCGTCCGCACGCTGTCGAGCCTGAGGAGATTCGGGTCCCATCTAGTCCACCGGGACCTGTGAGGGATTTCGTGCCGAGTGAGGGTCGGTCAGAGTCGAAGCTCATTTCGCTTCCGTCGCTTCGGCCGTTCCCAACTCTGCACGCTCCAGGGTGGGACACGTGGGAGAGTTGGGACAGCCTCAAGCCTCCGGAGTTACCTCAGTCAGCAACGGTCGACCCCCGAGGCGAGAGCCTCGGAGACGAAAGATCGGTCGTCACTCTGGGGATGGATCTTGACGACTCAGCCGCTGCCCTGGATCGACGATTGGACTCCGCGGACACCGGGGACTCCGTGGATTCCCGGGACGCGGCGGGCGCCGAGGACGTCGGGGACGCCGAGCCCGATACCGAGGAGGTGCGGCGGCATCCAGGCGTCGTTCGGTTCCTCGAAAGGTTCAATTCCATGGCGTCGGTTGGGGTCCTCGTCGTGGCTGGGGGATGGATCGCGTACGCCCACCCCGGTCCGTTCCTCATCCCGTGCGTACTGGCTATCGGCCTGGGCTTCATGCTCGTGAACAAGGCCAATCGCGACGAGACCGTCCGGATGGTGCTCGCGCTCGGAGTGGTGGTCGGTGGGATCGACTATGTGAGTTGGCGGTTCGTCGTGACCAACTGGAGCGGCTGGTGGATCGCGATACCACTTCTGGGAGCAGAGACGCTGGGAGCAATCCACGTGCTTGGCTTTCAGGTCACTCTGTGGCCTTGGGAGGCACCCAAGACGCGACAACTGGACGACCCGACGCAATTCCCGATCTTCATCCTCGTCCCAACTCTCAATGAAGGCCCGGAGGTATTGCGGCCGACGGTTCAGGCGTGTCTCGTCGCACGCGAGCGTTATGTCGCTCAACATCCGAACGCACGCGTGAGAGTGATCGTCTGCAACGACGGTCGAGCCGCCGGTTACTCCGATTGGAAAGAAGTCGAGTCCATGGCTCGGAGCCTCGGGGCAGCGTGCGTGAGCAGACGCCACTCCGGGGGCGCTAAAGCCGGAAACATCGAACACGCTCGTCGATGCTTCAGGATCACCCGCAAGGCTCTCCTCGTCATATTTGACGCTGACCAGGTTCCTAGCTCCAACTTTCTTCTGAGGACAGTTCCGTCCTTCGCGGATCCGAAAGTGGGTTGGGTTCAGACGGGTCAGTACTACGCCAACCGGACGAATCCCGTGTCGCGTTGGGCGGACGACCAGCAATCGTTGTTCTACAACTTGCTTTGCCCAGGCAAGGCGGCGCACAACTCCGCCTTCATTTGCGGTACCAATGTTGTAATCCGAGCGGCCGCCCTCGACGAGATTGGCGGATTACCACAGAACTCGGTGACGGAGGACTTCGCGGCGTCGATAGCCTTGCACGCGCGGTGGCAGGGCATTTACTTGACCGAGGTGCTCGCCACGGGACTTGGACCTCTCGATCTTCCGTCATATCTCAAGCAGCAGCGACGCTGGGCTGTCGGAACGCTCGGTGTTCTGAGAACTAACTGGCGGGACATCTTCTTGCCTAAACGAGGTGGACTGCGAGGAATACAGCGAGTCCAGTACTTCCTTGCGTGTACGCACTATCTAAGCGGGATCAGAGACGTCGTGTACCTCGTCTGCCCGATGATATTCATAGCGACCGGCGTGCCCGCGGTCCGCAGTGCCAGTCTCGGTCAGTACCTCTCGCATTTCGTGCCATACGGGATTCTCAGCTATTCCGCTCTCTGGTACTCCGCGCGGGGCGTCACGGGCCTCAGGGGAATCGTGATGGGTTTCGGAAGCTTTCCTACACTCGTTGCGAGCTTCATCACGGTTGCCAGCGGGCGGAGGGCGTCATTTGCCGTAACCGCCAAGCGGCGACACGCCAAGCAGTCTCTCAGGTACCTGCGTACCTACATCCTGTGCGCCTTGGCGTGCCTTGGCACGATCGTCTGGGCCACCCAGGTGGGCGCCCGACAGCACGCGTCGATGTTTATCAGCCTGTGGTGGGTCGTCTATACCTTGCTGATGCTGAGTGCGTTCTTGTGGCTGGCCATAAGTGACCTTCGCACCCAACGAGCTCAGTCACAGGGTCCTCAGATCAGCGAAACGAGCTCGACAACTCCGTACCCGTCTCGGCTCGAACATCGGCCCGTTGGGCTTCGGCCCGTATGGAACCTCGGTGCGGCAGCACTCTTGGCTGTCCCTCTTCTGCTAGCGGGGCAACTGAAATCGGCCGGGCTGTTCGCTCCAGAGGCCTCCAAACAATTCGCAATCGGGGTTGGACATCCGGGCGCTCCGTACGCCGGGGTGTCAATCCCAGCGCAGTTGTTGAGCATCGAAAGGCAGTTGGTCGCCGAAGACTTGGGAGGCACGGCTGCCGTTGTAGGGAGAACCTTGGATTTATCGGATCACTTCCCGGGTCGATGGGCCGAAGAAGTTGCTGCAGACGGGGGGCAACCATGGATAACGCTGCAGTTCGGCGAGTTTGGGCGCGGCGGCGCCGTTCCGCTCTCTGCGAGCCTGCCTGCGATCATAAACGGCGTAGATGATGGCGCCGTAGGACGGTGGGCGACGGAGATTCGCGACTACGGAAAGCCCGTCTTCCTGACGATCCTTACCCATGTTGACCGTAACTGGTCGGTGTCGTCCGGGGTGGCGAACGGCGGGATCCCCGAGGACGTGCCAAAGGCCTGGCTGCACGTGAGATCGGTTTTTCGCAGCCACGGAGCTAGGAACGTCGCGTGGGTTTGGGCACCGGCCGATCCGCTCCACGATCAGGAGTTCGCTCCGCCGCTCGCTTCTGTCGATGCTGTGCTCCAGAACTTCATCAACTATCCGGGGACAGTGTGGGGCAATCCCAACGTCGTTCTGCATGATCTTCAGAGTCGCTACCCCACGAAGCCGTTCTTCCTTGACGTGAGCGTGAATGGGCCCTCGGTGGAGAAATCAGCGTGGCTAGCCGGTCTCGGACGCGCGATCAGGAGCACCCCGAACGTCTATGTAGTCTTGTACCACGAAGGTGGTCCGGAGTTGGCGCCGACGGCGC